CTTAAATTGACCTCTAATTTTTATTATTGTATTTTGAAAATTAGAAAATCGATGCTATGCTATTTCACATTACACTACCATATTAAGGATTTGGCTAATATGTGGATTTAACACATGAACTGGTATTAGATTCGGCGTCGtagaccgtagcaacgcacgggctttgGACTAGTCAATCTTAATGCACCAAGGACAAAACGGTTGACGTATCTGCAAGTACCAACTCCCAAAATGCATCCATAAATGGGAATGAGATGTACACAAAACCTGACCTGAGAAAAATACCGGCAGATTAGAAGAAGGCAACCCATCTTTCCCTACTCAGTATTCACATTTAATCTTGAAACATCATGTACAATCATTCCAGCCAGGCGAAAGGATAAAACACATCATACGTGGATTGCTGCTCTCAGCAAATCTGGTATGAACCTAGTTCGTGACAGAGAACATCCTTTCCTTTGGAAAGGGGCAGGACACCAAAGTCTTGAAGTTCAACGGCTCTAGGTGAAGGAAGGTAGCAACTGAGATAAGTATGGTTCCAGAAGTGCTAACAAAACATTGCTTAATTCATCTCCATTTGATCGATACAGTCTCAACCTCCTGTAGGAATGTCTAGGTATAACCCTATCAATAATACATACCATTTGGAAAGGAGTCAACGGAAGATAAGCATCCAGACTAATCAAAAAGTACAATGACCAATATAGGAAATTAAGCTCGTGTGAGGCCAGACTCACACTCACCCCTGGAAGCCGGCACTGACTTCATTGAAGAGATTTTCTAATTTTAGCAATAGAAGTGACAGCCGTAGTACACTGAACTCAGAAATACCTGGATTCCCGAACTTGCTAACTGCAATCATTGCATAATCTTTTATTTTGGTTGTTCCAAATTCAGGATTAACTCAGCATCGCACGATTTGAGAATGGAAGTGAAATTTCAACAAATAGGCAATGTCCTGTTCTGCCTTATATATGTGCCAAGATGGGATCCTCAAAGTGAAGGATTTTAGGGTTTATAGCACTTAATTAGATTTATCCCAAACATGAGGATGTCAAAATAACTGAAGATTATGATCACCTAGAATCAGGGATACACTAATCCAAATCGGTTAAAGGAGATCCTCCGTGCTGAAACAATGCAAGTGCCGTGTGCGCAATGATGATTAAAGTACCAGAGCTACCATGGAGCCCTAAATGCCCAGGGTTCACAGGTGCACACAACTGGGGAAGCTCATCCCAGATTGAGTAAGATCTGCAGTAGCTTCTTGTGATTATTCTAGAAAAACTATGTCATTCCTCTGTCCAGATTATCCAGATGGAGAAGATGACAATGATTAACTGCGGTGTGACTGGTTTTTCTTGATAAATTTGTTATGAGGTGTTTCAAACAAAACAATAAGCCTCTACAAGTAAAGGATATATTTTCTGTTCATCACAAACAATATTGCAGTCATTGTGTCTACAATGGTACAAAAGAACAAGAAAAGGGATTTGCCTGAAATTGGATGTGAACAATCAACTTTCTATTATAGCATCTCTAAAGTCTCAACCGTGTTGGATAAGGCAATGCAATTGCATTAACCGAGTTCTCAGCGAATTTGGATACCAAGTCAAGAAAaaattgtactccctccgatccataataagtgtcgtggttttagttcaaatCTGAACTATAACCACGGCAGTTATAGTAGTTCTCCAAACATAGATGGAAGAAATTTCTTCTAAAAATGGAAATAGCAGATAGTTCTGAACATGATATAATCTATAACCTACATTGCATCCGATATAAAACCGTGTTCACTATGTAAATAATACCTCCCAACTGATCACCTAATTGAGTTCAATTCTTGTTGCTCGCAACTCCATCCTGCGAGCCATTGTCCTGTGAGCTACTGCCAGCACCTCCATTGTTCCCATCTTGTTGTGGTGACACATTGAAACTCCTCTCCACCACCCTTGCAGTCTCCTCCCCTCCTtccacagcagcagcagcagcagcagagctCCCGGATGCAGGTGCGGCCGCGATGCCAACAGATGGCTGCGTCTTTGAGGCCTTGTTGCTCTCGTAATCAGGATCATCGGTGGGTAGCTCGAAGCGGCAAACAGGGCATGAATTGTGGAGCTCCAACCAGGGTATGATGCAGTCGGCATGGTAGATGTGGTTGCAGGGCATCTGCTTGGCCCCCTCCCCAGGTGAGAAATCTTCCCTGCACACAGCGCAGTTGGCGCCCTCCGCCGCAGCGACCATGGCATCCGTCACGACAACGTCAGGAAGCGTGGACAGGGCCGACTTGGCAGCGGGCGGCGTGCCGTAGCGGTTGGGATCGTTCTCAGCGAGCTGCTCGATGAGCTGCTCCAGGCCAGGGCCGACGAAGTAGTCCCCGAAGCTTCCACCACCGACACCGATACCGACACCGCCGTCTTCTATGCCGGCGGCGAGGTGGTCCATGACGTCCTCGAGCAGGTCGAAGATGTTGACGCCGCGCCCCCTGCGGCCGCGGAGGTAGTCCTGGAAGAAGGCGTGCGGGTCATAGGCCTCAGGCTCGTTCTCAGGTGTGGCCGCGCCGGCGGCGGAGACGGCACCGCTCCCGCTCCGGCCACCCTGAGGGCCCATGATGGTGGTGAGGAAGGTGGAGAGGTCGATGGAGTGGgtcgcggcggtggaggaggaggaggaggattggggtgGGGTTGAGGCGGTGGGCATCATAGTCATAGGGGAGGAGGCGGCGGGCACCATAGGGGGGGAGGCGGCGGTGGGCACCATAGGGGGGGAGGAGGCGGTGGGCATCatagtggaggcggaggcggtgggcaTCATAGAGGCCATGGCGGAGCGCATCgcaggggagaagtcgaaggtGAAGGTGGGGATGGTGGGGGCGGGGATGTTGACCTTCTCCAGGAAGTCGCCGCCGCACTCGGGGCAGGAgagctcgccggcggcggcggcggagatggcgAGGAGGACGGTGCGGTTGCATTGGTAGCAGAAGAACTGCTCGCGCGCGAGGGACGCGTAGTAGGCGGCGCCCGGGGtcgacatggcggtggcggcggcggcgcccggcGATCTAGGCGGGGCTGCGGCGGCGATGCGAGTTTTTTCTTTTCGGAAATTAGGTTTTCGTGTTTCTGGTATCTCGTTtagtcctttttcttttgttgggATTTTATCAAGAGCGGTGACTCCGGAGCTGGCAcgtatttttttttaaaaaaaatcgagGCCGGATAGGATGATGCGGCCGGTTTGCTTGCGGATCAGAAAACGTGAGGAGATTGAGTTTGGGTTGAATCTCTGCACAGGATTGGTTTGAAAGAGATTTTACAAAGGCTAGCAAAATGTTTTCCAGTTTGATGGCTTTTCTTTAGAAAGGCTAGCTGATTAGCTAAATTGAGTTTAGATTGGACTTATGATTTGTTTCGATTTTAGTTAGGATGCATTTGGCATTGCGGTGTATTATCATGACTTTGTTTGCTACACTTGTTTGACTCGTTCTTATAATTTTATCTACGTTTATAGCTAATATTTAGTATAATATCTTTGTCGCTTTTCGGAGCCAAGGGAGTATTAGGTTACAAGATAATCATTACGTATCACAGTTTAGCCGCTACAAATTAAGTCTTAAAGAGAAGAGGACAACTAGTCGAGACTTGGCGTGGAAGCGGCACAAAGAGGTTATTCATAAATCATACAAGGAGGACAACTAGTTGAGTGGTGTTTAGGTGATAAAGACGATTAATCACAAGATATGTTAAATTATAAATGACAACATCACAACGGAGGTAATGCCAAAGTGGGGGAGGAATTTTAATTATTTTACTATTTATGATGTTGTTTGTGCTTAAAATCGGCCACATACAACATATATAGACTAGTATTTAGAAGAGTTGAGAACTAGTATTTAAGTTAGATGTGGTGTAAAAGTTTCAAGTGACTAGTTGGAATTATCAATAGGATTGAGAGTCAATAAAATATATTTTAGGTATGTTTCAGGGATGGTATTGTGATCGAGTGTATCTCTACAAGATTTGATAGGGGTTTAATAACAATGAATGCATTGATTCAAAGGATATTTTATGGTAGAGTAAAAAAATACTTAGGGATGGATCCCGAAgatccaccttttcctccttcgaGCAAGGTTTTTCTCTCTCCCATCTTATTCGGAAACCACCAAGGTTTTCATAGAAATTTAGAAAATCAAGGGTGGAGGATCAAAATGGttaacctagagggggtgaatatgtTTCAAAAAACATGTACCTTTTCTTCCCAAGGTTTAGATTTTCCGGATAACAAAGATGAGCCTAATACAACTATATGAAAATATGCATGATGATATATCAAATTTCAAGCACGAAAGTTATCTAGTGAAAGAGCTCGGATAGAAATGACCGAGTCACATCAAGACAAAGATAAATCATGTTTTTCTTTTCATTGGGAAGAAGATAATCAATGTTGGATAGGTGTGGGTTACTACGAAGGTTCCTAAACGCCGCTAAAATCTCACCTTGTTCTGCTTGAAGCTCATCCACTCATTAGGGACTCAATCACTAGCGATAGGCCTTAAAGTGATCTCCAAACCATCACTAACTCTCTAGGAGCTTGACTCCACATATTTGATTGCTCTAGGACGGCCCTAGCACACCTAGGTTTTGCCACAAACACAAGAGTAACACGTATCTTCAAGGACACATGGAGGGATCATGATTTGGCCTGTATTTCTAGATATGGATCTTCTCTCTTATTTCCTCAAAGGGATATAAAATTTGGGTGGAGGAATTAGGAGATCTCGAGCTTCGAGGTGCCCAATGATGGAAGAGAGAGACAAAATGTACACGAAGAAGTTGAGGCTTTTATAGCATCACCCCAAAATTGCAATTGTTAAATATGTCACACCCCAACCCCCGATGTCATGTACTTCATTCACTACCCTCACTTGAATGAAAATCGAGGGGAGGACATTAGAGCTCGAAGACACGTTCACGGAGCCTAGGGTCGAATCTCAGAAGGCTCATATGACTCGAATTGACGTTGAGTAAGAGTATGTTGGGGTCATCCTCAAGAAATCGCGCAAGGGTCAAACTGTCTACCAATTCTTCCTCTGTGATTTACTAACATAATATTGAGTCAACCTCAAACAAGAAGACCGAACCTAACCATAAGGCCGGTGTACACAATATGTACCCATTCCGTGTCGGTGCTATATGTGAAGAGATACCCTAATCTAGTTATTACTAGACAACAATAATATTCACCCATCGAAACTTGTAGAGATTTGTCTTTTGTATAGCCTAGAAAATATTTCACCAAAATAATTAATGGATTTATCTTCTCAAACCTCTGATGTTTGACTATGTCTCGTTTCATTTTCAAACATTTACGATGTATTAAGTTTCTTAACGACTTCAGATAAATTTTCTTGTTCTTCTTATAGAATACATAGTTCACTATGTATACGCGTATTTATCTGATTATTGTTGTCTACTTTAGATCCAAATCTGTTCCGTTTTCGATTCAAATTTGTAGTCTGATATAATTCGTATTTAAATCTGCATCCCATCATTATTCGATCCAAATCCGTAATGTAGTAAAGAGTATTCAAGTGAGGGTAGTGAATGAAGCACATGCCATCGGAGGTGGGGGTGTGACATATTTAACAATTACAATTTCAGGGTGATGCTATAAAAGCCTCAACTTCTTCGTGTGCATGTCTCTCTCCTTCATTTGTTGGGCACCTCGAAGCTTGAGATCTCCTACTTTCTCCACCCAAATTTTATATCCCTTCGAGGAAATAAGAGAGAAGATCAAAAAGTACTCCTGTATACCCCTGCAAAATATTTCACCAAAAAAATTAATAGATTTATTTGACTACAATTTGATCCACTTATGTCTAAATAATATACTTCCCATGAAAGTTGTCTTAAATTTGTTAAAatctggaggtatctagacaatatTTAGTGTATGGATACATCTAAATTTGGACAAGCTTAATGGGATAGATGGAGCAGCACAGAGTGAAATCTGATCCGTTTACACCCTTTACCCATGCAAAATATTTCATGACAAAAAAATTTACTCCCGTTTACCCCTGTAAAATATTTCTCCAAAAAAGTAACAAATTTTATCTGATTATTGTTGTCTATTCGAGTCTGTTTCGTTTTCAATTCAAATCAGTAGTCTGATATAATTCTTTTCCGAATATGCATCCCATCATTATCCGATCCAATTCCGTAATGTAGTAAAGAGTAAATCTGATCTGTTTACACCCCCCTTACAAAATATTCCATAACAAAAAGTACTCCTGTATACCCCTGCAAAATATTTCACCAAAAAAATAATAGATTTATTTGACTACAATTCGGTCCAGTTTTGTCTAAATAATATTCTTCCCATGAAAATTGTCTtaaatttgttaaaatttagtATCTAGACAATATTTAGTGTATGGATACATCTAAATTTGGACAAGTTTAACGGGATAGATGGAGTAGTACAGAGTAAAATCTTATCCGTTTACACCTTTACCCCTGCAAAATATTTCATAACAAAAACAAATTACTCCCGTTCACCCCTGCAAAATATTTCTCCAAAAAGTAACCTTCAGTTAAATTGCCCCCATGCAGGATCGAACTACAGACCTTCAGTTTACAAGACTGACGCTCTACCACTGAGCTATAGGGGCCAATTTGATTTCTTTGAGTAACCATTTTTATTTATACGTTACTATAAGTCCTGGCCCTGATTTTGCTTATTGATCGCTCTCGCGGCCTGGGCTCTTCCCTTCCCCCTCCCTGCCCACCAGTcagtccaccgccgccgcctctcctcccCTCTCCCCTTCCCATCTCCCCGCCGGCGGCGGCCAGAAACTAACCATGGCGAGCCCCGCGCGCATCGAAGTCGACAAGCTCAGCGTGGAGCAGCTCAAGGCGCTCAAGGAGCAGACCGATCTGGAGGTCAATCTCCTCCAGGACAGCCTCACCAAGATCCGCACCGCCGCCACCCGCCTCGAGAACGCCACCGCCGCCCTCCACGAGCTCTCCCTCCGCCCTCACGGCACGCCTCACCCAACCCTAACCCTCTCTTCTTCTCCGCACCTGCGCGTTCTTTCCACGGGGTTACCCTTTGGTTAACGCTTTCGTTTCTGATTCCGCGTCTGCAGGGAAGAAACTGCTTGTGCCGCTCACGGCGTCCCTCTACGTCCCCGGCATGCTTGACGATGCCGAGAAGGTCCTCGTCGATGTCGGCACGGGCTACTTCATCGAGGTACCTTGCTACTTGCAATTGCCAGACACCTGATTGGGTTCTGCAATAGCTTACAGTGTGTTAGTTTGTTCAGTACCTCAGTGAATCTCTCTCTCAACCTGGTGATATACATTGGGCTCATGAGCTTCTTTGGTTATACAGAAAAATATCGTATTGGTTGGTTTTCGGTGACATTTTGATATTCAGTCAACAACACACGATCAGCACAGCATCAATGCCATGAAAGTTCCATTGTTGCACAGATATTAGGCAATAACCGGTTGGCCTGTTCTTGTTCCATGTCTGGCTCAGCCTTTGTTTACCGAGAAGCGCTAATCATGAACTCTGGCTGCCTGTGATTTTTGGCCCGTTAGCTGCTTGTTGAATGAGGCATTGCTTAGAACTTTGTCCTGTTACTCATAAAATTTCATGTTTTCTGGTCTCTTTTAGAACCTAGTGAGCAACGCAGTACCCTAAGTAAACCATATGCACACTGAAATGATGTACGGAGTATCTATTTTTTGTTTGCATCTGTTGCCTTTCATATGATTATTTTTTCTTGTGCGCAGAAAACTATGACTCAAGGAAAAGAATACTGTGAAAGGAAAATTAATTTGCTCAAGTCCAATTTCGATGAACTACTTGAGGTAATATTGACAGACTGCACTGCTTTTCTCGATGCTCATTTTTGCCAACCTGGACTGGAGGATAAATTGCTTTAGTCTTCATGTTTGTTAAAATTCTAACTGAATAGAAGCAGTCAAGATACTGAAGTTATAAAGGCATTTTGAGCCCGAGTAACTTTTAGTTGAGGGACGTAGAAAAGGTCTCATGATGAAATTTGTAAGAGAAAGGTTTCCATTCacatgcttagagcatctccaacaggcgcgcgaAAATTCGGTGCGCTATACCTCCCTTCTGACGCGCTGTAAACGGTTGCCGCGTGCTTGGCCAAACTTTGCCCCGCCGGACGCGTCAAACTGCAGCGCGTGCGCGGGCGGTAAAATTGGACCTCCGTCGGATGCGCCAAAATACAGCGTGCGCGGCCACGCGAACGGCTAGTTTAATCGTATATCGTTTGAAACGGAtcaaacaaatcaaataaattaCGAAAATTTAACTGAAAATTATGAAATATATTAAAAGTTCGACAAACACCGACATTTTATTTAAACTAAACtaatctactcggagtcctcccacTCGTAGTCCGACGATCCGCTAGTCGGAGTCGTGTCGGAGACTGGAGTGgtcgtccactcgaaggaggacgaggtgggCATGTTCGTCGATGGTCCGGCGCCTCTCTTCTTCTCCTCCGCCCTCTTCGCCCTCCGCGCCGCCTTCTCTGCCCTCCCGCCTTCCTCGCCGCCGACTCAGCGCGGCGCCTGTCGCGgtcggccttcttcttcgccgccgccttcgccttcTGCTCCTTCTTCTGAGCGTAGAATGCTTCCATGGCGGCGACGTCCTCCGGGAACGCGCGCGCCCACTCGAGGCGGAGGCGCTCGTCCTGCTCCGCCACGCGCAGGCGCTGCTCGAGCTCGCGGGCGCGCTGCCGTTGCTCGGTCGTGACGGCCGGTGATGGCGGCGCGAGCATCTCCGCCGCTCGCGCGTCCAAACATCGTCGAAGTTCATTTGCCGGCGGTGGCGGCCGAGGCGCCGTGCGACGGCTTTgcccgcgccgcctcgtgcgcgGTGTCGAAGGTTCCGAGCCGGATACGCTCCTCGCCGGAGCGGATCTCCGCGTCGAAGCGGCCGCTCGGCCGCGCGCGGACGTCGCGGTAgccggaggcggagc
This Lolium perenne isolate Kyuss_39 chromosome 1, Kyuss_2.0, whole genome shotgun sequence DNA region includes the following protein-coding sequences:
- the LOC127301304 gene encoding E3 ubiquitin-protein ligase RING1-like; its protein translation is MSTPGAAYYASLAREQFFCYQCNRTVLLAISAAAAGELSCPECGGDFLEKVNIPAPTIPTFTFDFSPAMRSAMASMMPTASASTMMPTASSPPMVPTAASPPMVPAASSPMTMMPTASTPPQSSSSSSTAATHSIDLSTFLTTIMGPQGGRSGSGAVSAAGAATPENEPEAYDPHAFFQDYLRGRRGRGVNIFDLLEDVMDHLAAGIEDGGVGIGVGGGSFGDYFVGPGLEQLIEQLAENDPNRYGTPPAAKSALSTLPDVVVTDAMVAAAEGANCAVCREDFSPGEGAKQMPCNHIYHADCIIPWLELHNSCPVCRFELPTDDPDYESNKASKTQPSVGIAAAPASGSSAAAAAAVEGGEETARVVERSFNVSPQQDGNNGGAGSSSQDNGSQDGVASNKN
- the LOC127301316 gene encoding prefoldin subunit 5, with product MASPARIEVDKLSVEQLKALKEQTDLEVNLLQDSLTKIRTAATRLENATAALHELSLRPHGKKLLVPLTASLYVPGMLDDAEKVLVDVGTGYFIEKTMTQGKEYCERKINLLKSNFDELLEMATKKKSIADEMGMLLQAKLRQASASPSS